The following are encoded together in the Proteiniphilum saccharofermentans genome:
- a CDS encoding TonB-dependent receptor: MKKICFLVMAVLFPAFSCMLQAQTNSSISGKLIEKETEEPVPMANIRVLQQADSSFVTGKASDDKGLFTIPVKNGSYILHISYIGYNDIFRNVEVTSSNPNVKLGNIAMENDNILLSETVVTAKAPEIAVRGDTLEYNADSYKVTESAVVEDLLKKMPGVEISSEGKITVNGKEITKILVDGEEFFSNDPKVASKNLPAKMVEKLQVLERKTEMAQMTGFDDGEEENVINLLVRPGMKEGLFGNAFAGYGSKDRYEANGMVNYMKDKNQYTFLGGINNTNNAGFSDLAGAMFGSMGGRGGRGRMFGARDGISTSLNMGGNFSTQLSSRFKIGGNVRYGSTDTDVQSDVFTQNILSAGNTLENESNRSNNRSRNFNMDLRMEWNPDDATTIIFRPNVAFYNNNRDETGDFHTRNELSGDTINYGNSEYFSEGNGKDYGGNLDISRQLGKEGRILSAQLRANRGESENTGTSVSGTFYNGTRPDDLIDQRFTNTSDNTSWRVYLSYVEPIGRNNFLQLAYEYSQNVSESDKDTRTQDEFGEYTVLDSTYSKRLENNFVNQEIELNFRSVRENYDYMFGVSMEPSSSRSKTFIGTDMIHDTKQDVLNFAPMAQLNYRWSRTHNLRLRYWGRTEQPSVTQLSPVIDVSDPLNIRYGNPDLKPSFQHRFNVRYQRSNPEKASSLSAYLNGAYMTNDIVSATITDVTTGRKEATYRNVSGNWNTDARVIFNVPLKNIKFSIFSMSFARYNQGYGYSKSISGEDAPKEFTAEDKNTNRQISLMEALGLNYRSDQFDFSIRGNVNFNNVTNSLEGQIDQQYLNYGGSATTAIYLPWDLTLESDINYSTNSGYTDGFEQNEWLWNASLQKTLFKQKNGTIRFKIYDILQQRSNINRSVTSNYIQDTTTNTLTSYFMVHFVYRFNIFKGGVTQEDMMPQRRGFGGPGRGPGPGGPGGPI, translated from the coding sequence ATGAAAAAGATTTGTTTTTTGGTGATGGCTGTTTTATTCCCTGCTTTCTCATGTATGCTGCAGGCACAGACAAACAGTTCCATATCGGGAAAGTTGATAGAGAAAGAAACGGAAGAGCCGGTGCCGATGGCCAATATACGTGTACTCCAGCAGGCAGACAGCAGTTTTGTTACCGGGAAAGCTTCCGATGATAAGGGGCTGTTTACAATACCGGTAAAAAACGGATCTTATATTCTACATATTTCTTACATCGGCTATAACGACATATTTCGGAATGTGGAGGTGACCTCATCCAATCCGAATGTGAAATTGGGTAATATAGCGATGGAAAACGACAATATCTTACTGTCGGAGACTGTGGTCACTGCCAAAGCACCGGAAATTGCAGTACGGGGAGATACGCTGGAATATAATGCCGACTCTTATAAAGTAACGGAGAGCGCAGTGGTGGAAGACCTGCTGAAGAAAATGCCCGGTGTGGAGATCAGTAGTGAAGGAAAGATTACTGTAAATGGAAAGGAGATCACCAAGATACTGGTCGATGGAGAGGAATTCTTCAGCAACGACCCAAAAGTAGCTTCTAAAAATCTCCCGGCTAAGATGGTGGAGAAGCTGCAGGTGCTTGAGAGAAAAACAGAGATGGCACAGATGACCGGGTTCGACGACGGTGAAGAAGAGAATGTGATCAACCTGCTGGTGCGTCCCGGCATGAAGGAAGGGCTCTTTGGGAATGCTTTCGCAGGATATGGAAGCAAAGACCGCTATGAAGCCAATGGTATGGTTAATTACATGAAGGATAAAAATCAGTATACCTTTCTCGGCGGTATCAACAATACCAATAATGCCGGATTCTCCGATCTGGCAGGAGCTATGTTCGGTAGTATGGGCGGCCGGGGAGGCAGAGGCCGGATGTTCGGGGCAAGAGACGGTATATCCACCTCATTGAATATGGGGGGTAACTTCAGTACCCAACTCTCTTCCAGATTCAAGATCGGAGGCAATGTGCGATACGGATCTACTGATACCGATGTACAGTCGGATGTGTTCACCCAAAATATCCTCAGTGCAGGAAACACCCTGGAAAATGAAAGCAACCGGTCAAACAACAGGAGTCGGAATTTTAATATGGACCTCAGGATGGAATGGAATCCTGATGATGCCACCACCATTATTTTCCGGCCGAATGTGGCGTTCTATAACAACAATCGCGACGAAACAGGGGATTTCCATACCCGGAATGAACTGTCGGGTGATACCATCAATTATGGTAATTCCGAATATTTTTCAGAAGGGAATGGAAAAGATTATGGAGGAAATCTGGATATAAGCCGTCAGTTGGGAAAAGAGGGACGGATATTGAGCGCCCAGTTACGTGCCAATAGAGGCGAATCAGAAAATACCGGTACCAGCGTCTCAGGCACCTTTTATAACGGAACCCGCCCCGATGATCTTATCGACCAGCGCTTCACGAACACAAGCGACAACACCTCCTGGCGGGTTTACCTCTCTTATGTGGAACCGATAGGCAGAAATAACTTCCTGCAGCTGGCATATGAATACAGTCAGAATGTATCGGAATCAGATAAGGATACGCGCACCCAGGATGAGTTTGGAGAATATACCGTACTCGATTCAACCTACAGCAAACGGCTTGAAAATAATTTCGTGAATCAGGAGATTGAGCTGAATTTCAGGTCGGTAAGAGAGAATTACGACTATATGTTCGGTGTCTCAATGGAACCGTCCAGTTCCCGCAGTAAAACATTTATCGGAACAGACATGATACACGACACCAAACAGGATGTACTCAATTTTGCTCCCATGGCACAGCTCAATTATCGCTGGAGCCGTACGCACAATCTCCGTCTGCGGTACTGGGGACGCACCGAGCAACCATCGGTAACACAGCTCTCACCTGTGATTGATGTTTCCGACCCGCTGAATATCCGCTATGGTAATCCCGATCTCAAGCCTTCCTTCCAACACCGGTTCAATGTACGTTACCAACGTTCGAATCCGGAAAAGGCCAGCTCCTTGTCGGCTTACCTGAATGGAGCATACATGACGAATGATATCGTGTCGGCAACTATCACCGATGTGACCACAGGGCGTAAGGAAGCCACTTACCGTAACGTATCGGGAAACTGGAATACCGATGCACGCGTGATCTTCAATGTGCCGTTGAAAAATATCAAGTTCTCCATTTTCTCGATGTCATTCGCAAGATATAACCAGGGATACGGATACTCTAAATCGATTTCCGGAGAGGATGCACCAAAAGAGTTTACCGCTGAAGATAAGAATACGAACAGGCAGATATCATTGATGGAAGCACTTGGGTTGAACTACCGTTCTGACCAGTTCGACTTCTCTATCCGCGGTAATGTCAATTTCAACAATGTTACCAACAGTCTCGAAGGACAGATCGACCAGCAATATCTGAACTATGGCGGAAGCGCTACCACTGCGATTTATCTGCCGTGGGATCTGACATTGGAAAGCGATATCAATTACTCCACCAACTCAGGTTATACCGACGGTTTTGAGCAAAACGAATGGCTGTGGAACGCTTCTTTACAGAAGACGTTGTTTAAACAAAAGAACGGCACCATCCGTTTTAAAATATATGATATCCTGCAACAACGCAGTAATATCAACAGAAGTGTGACATCCAACTATATACAAGACACGACCACTAATACGCTTACAAGTTATTTCATGGTGCATTTCGTGTATAGGTTCAATATATTTAAAGGCGGTGTCACACAAGAAGATATGATGCCTCAGAGAAGAGGTTTTGGAGGTCCAGGAAGAGGTCCGGGTCCCGGCGGACCGGGTGGTCCTATTTAA
- a CDS encoding sensor histidine kinase, with product MHILLWGVIFILPYFFMDSERIFYWQSFMRSLPELLGFMLVFYLNYFLLIDKLLYKGKTKRFILYNLLLILAVAFLMHYGRDLIETLIPELRPRRRMKRGGGRGWSSNMQLLFLVRNSTWLFLMAGLSVALKMTVRWFEVDNERKELEKAKSDAELQNLKNQINPHFLLNTLNNIYALIEFDPPRAQQAVMDLSKMLRHLLYENNQTFVPLRQEATFMRNYIELMRIRLPDNVKLTTNLSYSESGNTFISPLIFISLIENAFKHGISGEKPSFIDISLREHPDGKVEFVSRNSYFPKSESDKSGSGIGLELVKKKLELLYPDNYQWKTSIEDDVYTTMLLIDTKKQSNDTQLLDRG from the coding sequence ATGCACATATTACTGTGGGGGGTGATTTTCATTCTCCCCTACTTTTTTATGGATTCCGAACGTATATTTTACTGGCAGTCCTTCATGCGGTCGCTCCCTGAGTTACTGGGATTCATGCTGGTATTTTACCTCAACTATTTCCTGCTGATCGATAAGCTCTTGTATAAAGGGAAGACCAAACGGTTCATCCTCTACAACCTGCTGCTTATTCTAGCAGTAGCGTTCCTGATGCATTACGGACGGGATCTGATTGAAACCCTTATACCGGAACTGAGGCCGCGGAGGCGCATGAAACGGGGTGGGGGTAGAGGCTGGAGTAGCAATATGCAGCTCCTGTTTCTGGTAAGAAATTCCACGTGGTTGTTTTTGATGGCCGGATTGAGTGTAGCGTTGAAGATGACCGTTCGTTGGTTTGAAGTGGACAACGAGCGGAAAGAATTGGAGAAAGCAAAGTCGGATGCGGAACTGCAAAACCTCAAAAACCAGATCAATCCCCATTTCCTGCTGAACACGCTGAACAATATCTATGCGCTGATAGAGTTCGATCCCCCCAGGGCGCAACAGGCGGTGATGGACCTGAGCAAGATGTTGCGCCACCTGCTCTACGAAAATAACCAGACGTTTGTACCTCTTAGGCAGGAGGCTACATTTATGCGCAATTACATAGAGTTGATGCGGATACGTCTGCCCGACAATGTGAAACTGACTACCAATCTTTCTTATTCCGAATCCGGAAATACGTTTATTTCTCCGTTAATTTTTATATCTTTGATTGAAAATGCGTTCAAGCATGGTATCAGCGGGGAAAAGCCTTCGTTTATCGATATCTCGCTCAGGGAGCATCCCGACGGAAAAGTGGAGTTTGTCTCCCGGAATAGTTACTTCCCGAAATCGGAATCCGATAAGAGCGGAAGCGGCATCGGCCTCGAACTGGTGAAGAAAAAACTGGAGCTGCTTTATCCCGACAATTATCAATGGAAGACCTCTATTGAAGACGATGTTTATACAACCATGCTTTTGATCGATACAAAAAAACAGTCGAATGATACTCAATTGTTGGATCGTGGATGA
- a CDS encoding LytR/AlgR family response regulator transcription factor, protein MILNCWIVDDEPLALSLLESYVQKTSFLKLTGKYSNALSAMKHLAEEKVDLLFLDIQMPEVNGMEFARIIGGHTRIIFTTAFSEYALEGYKVSALDYLLKPFSFADFLTAAKKALNWFEMTDKKPATEAVQENSGIFVKSDYKLLHVLFDDILYIEGLKDYVKIYTESQPKPILSLISLKALEEDLPSDRFMRVHRSYIIHKNKISSINKRRIIIGEKHIPMGDTYRKQFMSIIGQ, encoded by the coding sequence ATGATACTCAATTGTTGGATCGTGGATGATGAACCATTGGCGCTATCGCTTCTGGAGTCGTATGTACAGAAAACCTCTTTCCTGAAACTGACGGGCAAATACAGCAATGCGTTGTCGGCCATGAAGCATCTTGCCGAAGAGAAGGTCGATCTGCTTTTTCTCGACATCCAGATGCCTGAAGTGAATGGGATGGAGTTTGCCCGCATTATCGGCGGCCATACCAGGATCATTTTTACTACCGCTTTTAGTGAGTACGCCCTGGAAGGATATAAGGTAAGTGCGCTCGATTATCTTCTGAAGCCCTTTTCTTTTGCTGATTTCCTTACTGCTGCCAAAAAGGCACTGAACTGGTTCGAAATGACCGATAAGAAGCCGGCTACCGAAGCGGTACAGGAGAATTCGGGTATCTTTGTGAAATCAGATTACAAACTCCTGCATGTGCTGTTTGACGATATCCTCTATATCGAAGGATTGAAGGATTATGTGAAAATATATACAGAAAGCCAGCCAAAGCCTATCTTGTCACTGATAAGCCTTAAAGCGTTGGAAGAAGACCTTCCGTCAGATCGCTTTATGCGTGTCCACCGCTCTTATATCATCCACAAGAACAAGATTTCAAGTATCAATAAAAGGCGTATTATCATCGGAGAAAAACATATCCCGATGGGGGACACCTACCGCAAACAATTTATGTCGATAATAGGGCAGTAG